A region of Toxorhynchites rutilus septentrionalis strain SRP chromosome 1, ASM2978413v1, whole genome shotgun sequence DNA encodes the following proteins:
- the LOC129772738 gene encoding TATA box-binding protein-associated factor RNA polymerase I subunit B, translating into MNETCEVCSGKEFTVEAGFHYCVECGTKSLRHGQELVDETHETEGRYGMGIKILKTKYKQKMITSWEQINYILLGYADRLVTLGAGDNFKLTVLQLWTTYLRRMEIAFFDKEKPEKPRLHVFHRKTDAEIIYNRKRRPPKRRRSTNSQSDAQDGNASSDASFSGTASFVSRRAKSRRTNAARSKLMGAEYESFVSSQLDVSRSLHELSVKSLNVSLSGSESQSVVGQRIKYSRLSRITMKRKLCMSTAHIDNHEQDVDERLSCHSLQSHGTSENAPKKPKIAKLKYIRRTHPENPTRALVSAILGLALNASRSDVQLADLVRFHREGHISHTNLLQYLPEELDASCYTETIASFQKGTSVSHSQLRTGVVEMVRFLHVDPVTPDLRKLCTRYLDDLCLPADIILYIERLMVVFPPAMKYDGTRHLPHYEGRAMAYIIFVLKLLFGLNDINEVRMSKSAAKFNRKLLVMNPSYKSVFVFTEWLRYVKMRIVILGQVYHPINRMIATEEGFEQDAGLFIDYTLKRKRSADSFRVSSQPVNKKWMSNLYDVVTNMVDIHHQRGLSVASPQSIDFVPCLTPYKTYLQRFILAYNNDGKVHVPNYMKVDHHDRSVAPFVDCTDLKNLLSANHNIRLRTKKVKSSIDSFKFADTVTTSDFLSNLERKHEPYFVAGSCDESDWVPMEKSSTGRTHERILSEILSRNEAEKCVSELMRESPEDSVLIPDETSIVTENASFSQWSEEMFSQESDIAPNQSAGRATPHMGKPQILSLLTSNYDYWIRFHSPTDIASMEKFNERIGVGLPENFRLLLEECARVVESQPHVLYRELFELESYFFYAVQPVDRFFGNGIGTDEVLFQNLSSLGAQLRQKVAIAKRAY; encoded by the exons ATGAATGAAACTTGTGAAGTATGCAGTGGCAAGGAATTCACGGTGGAAGCAGGCTTCCATTACTGTGTCGAGTGTGGAACCAAATCGCTCCGCCACGGGCAGGAATTGGTGGACGAGACCCATGAAACCGAAGGTCGCTACGGGATGGGCATTAAGATATTGAAAACGAAAT ATAAACAGAAAATGATCACCAGCTGGGAACAGATCAATTACATACTGTTGGGATACGCGGATCGTTTGGTGACTTTGGGGGCTGGAGATAATTTTAAGCTAACCGTGTTGCAACTGTGGACCACCTATCTGCGGCGAATGGAGATCGCATTTTTCGACAAAGAGAAACCGGAGAAACCGCGATTGCATGTATTCCACAGGAAGAC AGATGCTGAGATAATCTACAACCGAAAAAGAAGGCCACCGAAACGTCGTCGCTCTACAAACTCGCAATCTGATGCGCAGGATGGCAATGCATCTTCTGATGCAAGTTTTTCAGGGACCGCGTCTTTCGTTAGTCGTAGAGCCAAAAGTAGGAGAACAAATGCAGCTAGGTCGAAGCTGATGGGAGCCGAGTACGAGTCATTTGTCTCCAGCCAGTTGGATGTTAGTAGATCGTTGCACGAGCTGTCCGTAAAATCGTTGAACGTAAGCCTCTCCGGATCGGAAAGTCAATCTGTGGTTGGGCAACGGATCAAATATTCCCGTTTATCGCGGATAACCATGAAACGGAAGTTGTGTATGAGCACAGCTCACATCGATAACCATGAACAAGATGTGGACGAGCGGCTCAGTTGTCACAGTCTTCAATCTCACGGTACTTCGGAGAATGCTCctaaaaaaccgaaaattgcCAAATTGAAATATATTCGCCGAACCCATCCGGAGAATCCCACCAGAGCGTTGGTGAGTGCAATACTGGGATTAGCCCTGAACGCATCTAGAAGTGATGTTCAATTGGCGGATTTGGTTCGGTTTCATAGGGAAGGGCACATTTCTCATACCAATCTGCTGCAGTATCTTCCGGAAGAACTCGATGCCAGTTGTTACACGGAGACAATTGCAAGTTTCCAGAAAGGTACCTCAGTGTCCCACAGTCAACTTCGGACGGGAGTCGTGGAAATGGTAAGATTTTTACATGTTGATCCCGTTACCCCGGATTTGCGTAAATTATGCACCCGCTATTTGGACGATTTGTGTCTTCCAGCGGATATTATTCTGTACATAGAAAGACTGATGGTTGTGTTTCCCCCGGCGATGAAATACGATGGCACCCGCCACCTTCCTCATTATGAAGGCAGAGCTATGGCGTATATTATTTTCGTGCTCAAGCTTTTGTTTGGCCTCAATGACATCAACGAGGTGAGGATGTCCAAAAGTGCGGCAAAATTCAATAGAAAATTGCTTGTGATGAACCCCTCCTACAAATCGGTATTCGTATTCACCGAATGGCTTCGATATGTAAAAATGAGAATAGTTATATTAGGACAAGTGTACCATCCAATCAATCGAATGATAGCTACTGAGGAAGGCTTTGAACAAGATGCCGGGCTGTTCATCGATTACACACTCAAACGTAAACGTTCGGCAGATTCTTTCCGGGTTTCCTCACAACCAGTGAACAAAAAATGGATGTCAAATCTATATGATGTGGTCACTAATATGGTTGACATTCATCATCAACGAGGCCTTTCCGTTGCCTCTCCACAAAGTATTGATTTTGTGCCCTGTCTAACACCATACAAAACGTATCTTCAAAGGTTCATCTTAGCTTACAACAACGATGGAAAAGTTCACGTTCCaaattacatgaaagtagatCACCATGATCGAAGCGTGGCCCCTTTTGTGGACTGCACGGATCTGAAAAATCTGCTCTCAGCAAATCACAACATCCGACTCCGCACCAAAAAAGTCAAATCATCGATCGACTCATTCAAATTCGCAGACACCGTTACCACATCTGATTTCCTATCAAACTTGGAACGCAAACACGAGCCGTACTTTGTCGCGGGAAGCTGTGACGAGTCCGACTGGGTACCAATGGAAAAGAGTTCTACCGGACGGACCCATGAACGCATCCTGAGCGAAATATTGAGCAGAAATGAAGCCGAGAAATGTGTGTCTGAACTGATGCGAGAATCGCCCGAAGATTCGGTGCTCATTCCGGATGAAACATCCATCGTCACGGAAAATGCTTCCTTCTCGCAGTGGTCCGAGGAGATGTTCTCCCAAGAATCGGACATCGCGCCAAATCAAAGCGCCGGTAGAGCGACACCGCACATGGGAAAACCTCAAATTTTAAGTTTACTAACGTCCAACTACGATTACTGGATTCGTTTTCACAGCCCGACGGATATCGCTTCGATGGAGAAATTCAACGAGCGGATTGGCGTCGGTCTTCCGGAGAATTTTCGTCTGCTGCTGGAGGAATGCGCCCGGGTGGTCGAGAGCCAACCCCACGTTCTCTATCGTGAGCTATTCGAGCTGGAAAGCTACTTTTTCTACGCTGTACAACCGGTGGATAGGTTTTTCGGCAACGGCATTGGAACCGATGAGGTATTGTTTCAGAATTTGAGCTCTTTGGGAGCTCAGCTGCGGCAGAAGGTGGCGATAGCTAAACGGGCGTATTGA